The genomic window TAAAAAGCTAATGAAAATGCAGCTGCAATACTTCTCTTGCTATACTTAATAAGTTTGGTGTCTTGTCTCGAGTTATCCAGATTTTATGCATATCACCTCCTATCGGTTTATGCCCAATGGAGTAGCTTCAGAATTGTTTGCTCTCTAGGGCCTAATGCTTAATAGGACATTAATTGATTTGCTACTAAACTAACCCCGGTGTCATGAACTCCATGTGTTGTCACCTTGTTCGATTTGGCTATTTTTTTGCTATGAGTTGTGATGAAGAGCTATTACTTGACTTTGCAGTTTTTGGATGCTATTGTTGATACTTCTGAAAACATAAGAGTTGAGGCTAGAAACATTCTTAAATTGGCAAAGCTGCCTGATCTGAAGCTGGTCAACAAATGTATTGACGGTGTCCTGAAAAGTTTAGAGATGTATCCACAGGTTGGCACACTTACCTATAAAGTTCAATTAGCTTCTGATTtcatcatttctttctttttcttttcgtgAACCTCAAATTTTTTGCTGTTTCATCCTAGGACGAACCTGATATCTTGTCTGCTCTGTTCCATTTCGGACAAAACCACACAAATTTCTTAGTCAGTATGGTCAAGAGATTTAGTGAAAAGGTAAGCGAGCCTtttttttcactctttttCAGGATTCGTCAACTATAGGCATACTAATCATTTCTTTGCTCACTTTTGCATGCTCTTCAGTTAGGGACAGCTTCTGGAAGTAAAGCGGAATTCAATAGCCGGCAGTTATCTGCTTCTCTGACGCTGATAATCTCAGCCCCTctctcaaacaaacaaagcatcaCTTCGATACCACCTCTGGCATTTTCATATTCACTTGCAATGCTGGGGAAATTCTCTAGTGGACTTCATGATATGATGGACCAGGATATGCTTCTGGCTTACTTGACTCATTGCGctattctttcttcttcttctgggaCAGAATTCAACAAAGGAGATGTATTTTTTCATGCATATAGAGACAGTAATGCAGATCTTGCGGGAAACCCCGTCCTACTACCAGGTAAAGATATACCTGCTGAGAGCAAATACATGGCTTGCAAAGCAGAACTGGAAATTGGAAATCAAGCACTTAAGTTTGTTAACCATATACTGTTGAAAATAAAGGCTGCCTGGCTGTTATCACAATCAGGGTGCTCGAAAGAAGCACTCCGAGCATTGAGGTTTTATAGCTTACAATCTATTGATTTCCCAGCCTCTGTATTACTGTTTCATGTGTACTCTAAACTAATGTGTTTCTTGTCATCCTGTCCAGGGCTTGCAAACAGGAGTTAGCAACTTTGACAGCCGATTCTTCAATCTCCAAAGGTACATTGGACTTTATTTGTCAGTACGTTCACGTTATAGAACTTCTCGTTCAAGTATGGCCTCATTTTAATTACTCAAGACACATCAGCACGTGTAGTTCTGTAGAAGTGGAACTACTGATGGAAGAGGTAGAGATAAAACTCATGGAGATAAGGTGTAGATTCACAGGCCTGTCTACGGAGGAGTCATTAGTATTGGAGCTAGTAATTTTTGGTTGCTTGTTAAGGCTatataaatttgagatttgCTGCCGCCTTAGCTGCATGGAGAAGCTATCTTCAACAATATCTCAATTAGAGCTCCACCATGAACAACAATGCACCAAACCATCAGATTTTCTAACTGAAACTAAGAAGTCATTGGAAGAGTTTGGGAGCTCTGACGATATAAATAGCTGTAGACTGCTTGATCTCATCAAGATATTCAAATGCTTCTCTCCGGAACAGTTTACGTTTTCTGTTAATCTGCAGTGTGTCAGTGCAGAGGTAGAGGTTCCTGGTAATGGTCCTTACAGTCCGATTTCCTTTGTGCCTGGTCTCCCGGTGGCTATACCGTGTGAGATCACACTGCTTAATGTGCCAAGAGATACCTGTTTATGGCTGAGAATATCAAGAAACGATGAAACTTGCCAATTTGTGTACTTGGATCCAAACCTCTACAATGGAAATGGGAGAGAGAAGAGGTTCATGTTTACTGCAGTAACGTACATGACCCCAAGGGCTGTTGTGTTCACATTGCGGGTCTCAATAGGCATTGAGTGTTTGTTTGAAGACATTTGTTACAGAAAACAGCGTCATGGTCCCAAGCATCCAGTGGCCTATCTGTGTAAGGAAAGAGAAATTCACCTTTCTCTTGTTTCAAGAACCTAAAATGTCAGTAAACGTACTATGTGAGGTATTCTTCACATTAATGAGTCTCCAGAGAGAACCCGTCATGGCTTTAAAAGAGCTGGTAATTTGGCTAAACGACTAAGAGGGTTGACATGGGATGTGCGATGCTGCCGAACATAGAGTTTGGAAGAAGATTTAAAGTGTTACTACTTTTGTAGCTACTCATTGAGACAAGTTTTTGCGAAAATGCAAAGGCCAATGCCagtaaccaaaaacaatatatacaaCTTTGTTGTGATATGAATATGGGCGATTTTCCAGAGCCATAAAATCAGTTGGGGATATGAATATGGgcgatttttttgttgtgagcTTGTCAATATATACAAGTTTGTACAGTTTTAAATAA from Arabidopsis thaliana chromosome 3, partial sequence includes these protein-coding regions:
- the SIEL gene encoding ARM repeat superfamily protein (ARM repeat superfamily protein; FUNCTIONS IN: binding; INVOLVED IN: biological_process unknown; LOCATED IN: cellular_component unknown; EXPRESSED IN: 12 plant structures; EXPRESSED DURING: 7 growth stages; CONTAINS InterPro DOMAIN/s: Armadillo-like helical (InterPro:IPR011989), Armadillo-type fold (InterPro:IPR016024); Has 149 Blast hits to 148 proteins in 72 species: Archae - 0; Bacteria - 6; Metazoa - 108; Fungi - 3; Plants - 22; Viruses - 0; Other Eukaryotes - 10 (source: NCBI BLink).) codes for the protein MTSSMEEDDSISPESISLDTLASIRSLIINADTSDSVISSVFDFLTGLLSRGNSAILHHVLKLLSDLAFRRKELAPQIFDSILSNLLRLHNTVAEASHERAAVESLAVLASLSERTPSIAAALSKIDDEVFASICLGAPISSRLWLLRNADRFNVPSSVLFTLFLGFSKDPYPYIRKVALDGLINICNAGDFNHTHAVEGCYTRAVELLSDAEDSVRSSAVRAVSVWGKVMIASKEEEMNRRDCTDAVFLQLCSVVRDMSVDVRVEVFKAFGIIGTASESIILQTLSKKVLGAGKGKKPQNLLSNGSADVSSAAGVYIHGFEDEFYEVREAAVDSFHSLSVNSIKFPDEAVYLLMDMLYDDYMVVRLKALKALHHIADLGNLKIQETYMPAFLDAIVDTSENIRVEARNILKLAKLPDLKLVNKCIDGVLKSLEMYPQDEPDILSALFHFGQNHTNFLVSMVKRFSEKLGTASGSKAEFNSRQLSASLTLIISAPLSNKQSITSIPPLAFSYSLAMLGKFSSGLHDMMDQDMLLAYLTHCAILSSSSGTEFNKGDVFFHAYRDSNADLAGNPVLLPGKDIPAESKYMACKAELEIGNQALKFVNHILLKIKAAWLLSQSGCSKEALRALRACKQELATLTADSSISKGTLDFICQYVHVIELLVQVWPHFNYSRHISTCSSVEVELLMEEVEIKLMEIRCRFTGLSTEESLVLELVIFGCLLRLYKFEICCRLSCMEKLSSTISQLELHHEQQCTKPSDFLTETKKSLEEFGSSDDINSCRLLDLIKIFKCFSPEQFTFSVNLQCVSAEVEVPGNGPYSPISFVPGLPVAIPCEITLLNVPRDTCLWLRISRNDETCQFVYLDPNLYNGNGREKRFMFTAVTYMTPRAVVFTLRVSIGIECLFEDICYRKQRHGPKHPVAYLCKEREIHLSLVSRT